The DNA window TGACTATCTTTGATGAGATACAGACATTAATAAGCCCTCTTTTTTGTCCACGGCTCTTTTATCTAGTTTGAGTGGTACAGATGATAAGGGACTACAAGGAATTTAAGCATCAACACTTGATTTTAGCTCAAATCTTTTGAGACATTATTTTAGCCGTTACCAAATCAGGAATTTGTCAGCAGAGTCCCCAGTGACATGACACATCCCACAAAAACGAGACATGTTATTCATTCAACAAAGAGAACACATGTACCCCTCACTTATATCACTCCTAATAATATAAGAGAAAATGAATATTACTGTATTGTGGCTTGTAACAAATCTTTCGATTGACTGGGGAAATACTAGATCGAAGAAAATAATTTCAATTTATCATAAGTAATGAACAAtaagataaagaaaaataacCGGATGGGAATGAGCTCTTCTGGATTCTGGGAAATGTGCTTGTCAATTCCTTTTGAAGACTGCGCAGCTAATTCCAACAAAAGTGcagcaaaaaggagcagatctAAAAACAAATTAAAGTCACAAGAAATTGGAGAGGAAACAAAGAAATGAGAGAAGGTACCATTAATGAGACATACATGGGCCTAACCAAGCCATTCCAGTGGCAAACAGTGAACCAAACAGCTGCCCCAGCGTAGCACCAGCACCAATAAATCCAAACAATCTTGAACCTGACTGAATTCGAGTGAGTTAATAGTGTACAAAATAAAGTGTCCTAATAGTACAAGATTAAACCAGCATAGAGACCAGGCATCTATGTGAAACTTGGAAGTCATGCCAACACTTTCAGAGCTCTAACTTTCACTTAATATTTGAACATAACTATCTTAACACTTCATTAACCGTTAGATTGGATTAAATAGAAAATACAAATATATGGCTGGCAGCATACAGACCTCGCTATCCATCACATCGATTATTCTTGCCCAAGTTGAAGAGATAGTAATAAGATTAAGCAGAGCAACCTGCAGAAATCAAGAGAGATAGGAAAATCAGTCTCGAGGGATAACTTGTATATGTAATATACGAGGAGCAAATTTAACTTGTATCACTTCAATTTTAACGAAAAAAGCTAGTCATAATTTACCCAGAGGAACAAGAAAATCCTCACAGTGATGTAAAACCATCCCTGTCTTTCCCAGCTAGCTGAACTAGCTGGAAGGCTTTCGGTAAGTGTAACCTTCAACTCCTCCTTTATGGTCGAGTTCACCAGAAGCATTCCCTACAAAACAGGTACTCCAAAATGATTCCACGAGagaaatcataaaacccaacaGCTGAAATGTCAAGTATTAGATTATGTGTTGAACTCTTGCCTTGAAACTGAATGGTGAGCTTCCAGGAGTAGAAAAAACCCATAGAATGAAGAATACAACAAGAGACAAACTAAAAAACCTGTGTATCAAGACCAAGGCCTGAAGCAAACAGAATTTCCAAACATCGGTAACAAACCAATTCGATAAATGGAGGAATAAGAAGTCAATAAAACCAAAGGAACATTACATGTTacagattattgatttttttcaTTTCTAAAAACTTACTTTGAGTGGAGGTTTTTGCTCTGTTCCTAATCCAAGATTTTGACATCCAAATGCTTTAAAGGAGCGAAAAGAATGACTTCGAAAACTATTATGTCGAGTTAAGAACGGTATCATTTTAATAGTTGCATTTAAATAGTGAATAAAGAAGAGAAATTCAGATCCTAGACCAAGCAAACAATCCCAAAGGCCCATAATATGAACACCCTTCGACTGTCAAATCACACGTAGCAGCAACACGTTCTGATTTTGCATCATGGAAAAAAAAGCTTTAAAGGCCATCAATCCAAAATGACATAAAAGCAAAAACTTTTATATCACAACATTGTTTAAACTGATTCAAGTCCTGCTAATTCCATTTTCAATTCATTAATTCACACCTTTCCTTTGGAGAGATTGGGCAATGAAAAAATAAGAGTTGAAACCGGGGCGGCAACCAGAGTGAGAAGCAAAGACCCGACAAAAAGTCCTGGAAGATTCCCTAATCCTAATGAAATCGCCCCTTCATCGCGTAATGGAAGAACCACAAAATACgcactcaaaatctgcataatcaaACTAAAAATTAGCAACATGACAACAGAATCAATCGTAGACTATTCAAGACCAAAGGAATCTCACAAAGAAGAAAGAAGAGGTAGAATAGATCAACGCCGAGGTTTCGTGGGGATGAACTGTAACGAACCATGAAATGATCGGCTcaattcgagctttgtcaatTAACATTGATCGTATTtaggaattttcagaaaatgggGAAATTGAAATTCAAGAAATCTCGgaggaggaagaagaagaatgaatgaatgagaattgaaatgtttatttaCCTTTGATCCTTACGCTAATTGTTTCCTTTTGTTTTGCAATtatgaaatattatataaactAAATCTAAATTaggttttaatataaaatataattttatgtataatacatgtttatgTGATTATATCATAGTAATTGGTTTGTTCAAAGTAAATATTTGAGTTTCATATTTATTATGTCAtgttttttaatcaaaaaattttttataattaaatcttGATTTCAAAATATCCTCAAATTTAagattttaatgttaaaaaaaattagtatgaTACAAAACTAGTGTAGTTATAATAAGAATGTTAGGTTAATAATATGTATAGAAGtttagattttaaaataaaatttgcccATTTTTTGAGAAAATTTGTCCAGTttttaagacaaaaatttgtgtgagacggtctcacggatcgtagtttgtgagacggatctcttatttgggtcatccatgaaaaaatattactttttattgtgaatatcggtacaGTTGCTCGTCTCACAAATTTTCCGATCAACGATTCATATTCTACCCCTTTCCTTTATGCTCTGCACTCTTTAAATTTCATTgcataaaaaatagaaaatgctaCTATTTCAAAAGTGCTTGCCTTTACAGTTAACAGACAACTTGGTTTTTCCACCAAATTTGCAAGTTTCACACACATTCTTACACTACATACAACATCCCAACCTCAAGAAGTGATGCTGGAGGCACTTTCAGAGCCACATCTGCTCCCCTACAGTTCCTGCTCAAGAAATTATACCCGAAATTAATCGCCATCTTCTTCAACAGAGACGACCCTTGTTTTGCCCGGACATGAGAGTGCCCAAGTATAAATGCAGTCCCTGATTGTTGAGCTTCATTCAAATCATGCAACTCTTCCATCATCCGAACCTCCATTTCCGATCCCACATCGATCTCGGACTCGTTCTCAACAGTGAATCTCACCTTTCTTTGGGGTATGGTCATGGGTTCCATTTCGATGCCGGTAATGCTATCAATAGTCGGAAAGTCAATGGAAACGCTCTCTGGTTGTAGGCTGTTATCTGTCTCGAAGGCTGGTATGGTCCCGATCACCGCCAGGCGACACTCGTTCGATGATGCACCAGATACTGAGCCGCTGGTGGCGTCTTCTTTATGTGTATCCAAGATTCCCTGTGTTTTATACCAGTCATAGCGTATGAAATCCGCCAGCCGGGTAATGAGTTCGGCTTCAAAGGAGTCGACATCTTGGTGTACGTCGCGATATCCATACCGGACAATGCATCTATATGAGCGATGAGTTGTTGGGCCCACACGACCCATGAGGTACCGCTCATCCGGGAGGACATAGGGTACGGGTACAGATTTTATACACACGAAGACAAGGATTCTGTGGAAGGCCGGGAGATTGGTTACAAAACGGGAGAAATTGGCTGGAATACCAGATGTCAGGTCTGTGAACACAAGCCCAATTCCGGGGACCCGAGCGATGCCTAAGCTAGGACCTAAGGCTAATAGCCATTCAAGAGAAACCTTGTTGTGGAGGTCGTATTCGTATTTCTTGATGGTGGCATAGTGCCAGACAAACATTATAGTGACTAGGAAGAGGGCGAGCAGGATAGGAAGCCAGGCACCTTCAAGAAACTTGATGACAGAGGCGGAAAAGTATAGTAGTTCGATGGAACCGAAGAAAAGTAGAAAGCATAGTGCGACAATTGGTGGTTTGTGCCAACAAAGGATAATTACAAGTGATGTTAAACAAGTGGTCACTAGCATCACTGCCATCACAGCCAATCCTGCAGATAAAAGTCCCCACAAGTACTGATAAAACATGAACCTTTGTATAGTCGGTGAAAAGAAATGAGATCCCAAGAAGAGTGTGGTTTATTCCGACGTACCTGATGCATTCCCCATGTGTTTTATGTCTCTGAATCCAATTGTTACAGCAATGCAGAGGATCATGAGCATCCAGTTTATCTCGGGAATGTAAATCTGGCCATGTATCTTTTCAGATGTGTGAATGACCTTGACTCGTGGGAAGCAACCGAGTGATTGACTTTGGTTGATTATAGAAAATGTTCCACTTATGATCGCCTGACTTCCGACAACTGAGGCGAGTATTGCTACTGCAAGCACTGGCCATCTTACACTTTCTGCATGAGAAAGTGAGATCAGTGATATGAGACAATAAGAACAATTTCCTAGTCTATTTCACTATCACAATTCTCCATGAAAATGTGCTATTTTGCGTCATGACATAATATCCCATCTCCAACTTCGACCAAAGAAAAAAAACATCTATTTGCTCGACAAATCAACAGATCACCAtagtaattataaaatttaaatttagtgTTCAATATTTCTTTCTCCTGTAAAAATAGTGG is part of the Primulina eburnea isolate SZY01 chromosome 1, ASM2296580v1, whole genome shotgun sequence genome and encodes:
- the LOC140825294 gene encoding uncharacterized protein isoform X2, whose translation is MLIDKARIEPIISWFVTVHPHETSALIYSTSSFFFILSAYFVVLPLRDEGAISLGLGNLPGLFVGSLLLTLVAAPVSTLIFSLPNLSKGKALVLIHRFFSLSLVVFFILWVFSTPGSSPFSFKGMLLVNSTIKEELKVTLTESLPASSASWERQGWFYITVRIFLFLWVALLNLITISSTWARIIDVMDSESGSRLFGFIGAGATLGQLFGSLFATGMAWLGPSAQSSKGIDKHISQNPEELIPIRNADTDDVSENRDQSESNFKASSNSAARPQIWPILEGLQLILSSSYLLQVALFMWLSAVVSSFFYFQKVTVIASAVTTPVGRRRLLAQINSFIAVFILAGQLTLTGRILTVAGVTTAICSSPVVGFMNLIALAVWPSWIAVAISETSRKVVTYVVTRPGRELLFTVVSQDEKYKAKVCIDVIVQRLGDATAAGMYKLLFTTLHGKVSTVSLYALPACCIWIVTAYHLGRQQTRLAKYRASPPPEPS
- the LOC140825294 gene encoding uncharacterized protein isoform X1 — protein: MLIDKARIEPIISWFVTVHPHETSALIYSTSSFFFILSAYFVVLPLRDEGAISLGLGNLPGLFVGSLLLTLVAAPVSTLIFSLPNLSKGKALVLIHRFFSLSLVVFFILWVFSTPGSSPFSFKGMLLVNSTIKEELKVTLTESLPASSASWERQGWFYITVRIFLFLWVALLNLITISSTWARIIDVMDSESGSRLFGFIGAGATLGQLFGSLFATGMAWLGPYLLLFAALLLELAAQSSKGIDKHISQNPEELIPIRNADTDDVSENRDQSESNFKASSNSAARPQIWPILEGLQLILSSSYLLQVALFMWLSAVVSSFFYFQKVTVIASAVTTPVGRRRLLAQINSFIAVFILAGQLTLTGRILTVAGVTTAICSSPVVGFMNLIALAVWPSWIAVAISETSRKVVTYVVTRPGRELLFTVVSQDEKYKAKVCIDVIVQRLGDATAAGMYKLLFTTLHGKVSTVSLYALPACCIWIVTAYHLGRQQTRLAKYRASPPPEPS
- the LOC140825312 gene encoding potassium transporter 2 yields the protein MDLVHGKCWSSSKKDSWKNTLLLAYQSLGVVYGDLSISPLYVYKSTFAEDIQHSDTNEEIFGVLSFVFWTLTLVPLFKYVFVVLRADDNGEGGTFALYSLICRHAKVSLLPNRQVADEALSTYKLEHPPETKNSSRVKMVLERHKSLHTALLILVLLGTCMVIGDGLLTPAISVFSAVSGLELSMSKEHHQYAMVPITCFILVCLFALQHYGTHRIGFCFAPIVFTWLLCISALGLFNIFHWNPHVYQALSPYYMIKFLKKTRKGGWMSLGGILLCITGSEAMFADLGHFSYAAIQIAFTFLVYPALILAYMGQAAYLSKHHHSIHKIGFYVSVPESVRWPVLAVAILASVVGSQAIISGTFSIINQSQSLGCFPRVKVIHTSEKIHGQIYIPEINWMLMILCIAVTIGFRDIKHMGNASGLAVMAVMLVTTCLTSLVIILCWHKPPIVALCFLLFFGSIELLYFSASVIKFLEGAWLPILLALFLVTIMFVWHYATIKKYEYDLHNKVSLEWLLALGPSLGIARVPGIGLVFTDLTSGIPANFSRFVTNLPAFHRILVFVCIKSVPVPYVLPDERYLMGRVGPTTHRSYRCIVRYGYRDVHQDVDSFEAELITRLADFIRYDWYKTQGILDTHKEDATSGSVSGASSNECRLAVIGTIPAFETDNSLQPESVSIDFPTIDSITGIEMEPMTIPQRKVRFTVENESEIDVGSEMEVRMMEELHDLNEAQQSGTAFILGHSHVRAKQGSSLLKKMAINFGYNFLSRNCRGADVALKVPPASLLEVGMLYVV